In Hyalangium ruber, the DNA window TGCACCTCGACAACCGGGGCCTCACGGGAGGTGTCCTGCTCATCGCCTGGTGGATCATGAGCCTGCCGGAGTATGCCCAGCAGTTGGCGACGGCGCTCCAGCAGTACCCGGCGAGCCGGAACATCGCGCTGCGGTGCTTCGAGCCGCTCGGCGCGCCCGAGGTCGAGCCCCGGCCCGCGGTGCTCCGCGCCCTGCCCTCGAACACCTCCGCGGCCGAGGGAGCCCACATCTCGATGCGCGGCGTCTCGGTGGACGTGTCCGGGCACGGGATCCTCCACGGCCTCGACCTGGACATCCGGCCCGGCAGCCATGTCGCCATCGTGGGCCGCTCCGGCGCGGGCAAGTCCACCCTGCTGGGGTTGCTGCTCGGGTGGTATCGGCCGTCAGGCGGGACGCTCCAGGTCGATGGCGAGGACTTCGAGCGCCTGGACATCGAGACCCTGCGCCGCCAGACGGCGTGGGTGGACCCCACGGTGCGGCTCTGGAACCAGACGATCGCGAGCAACCTCACGTACGGCCAGGAGCGGGTACGCAGTGGAGACCTCAGCCACGCGCTCGCGGCGTCCGAGCTGGACTCGGTGCTGGAGCGACTGCCAGAGGGGTTGCAGACCTCCGCGGGCGAGGGCGGCATCCGACTGTCCGGCGGTGAGGGGCAGCGAGTGCGCTTCGCCCGGGCGCTGCTGCGCAAGGGAGTCCGCCTGGCGCTGCTCGATGAGCCCTTCCGAGGACTCGACCGGGGAGCACGCCGGCGACTGCTGGAGCGCGCGCGGATCCACTGGAAGGGCGCGACGTTGCTCTGCGTTACCCATGACGTGAGTGAGACGCGGGGTTTCGACGAGGTGCTGGTTGTCGAGGAGGGTCGTCTCCTCGAGCGCGGGACACCCGAGGAGCTCCTGGCGAAGTCCGATTCGCGCTACCGCGCGCTCCTCCTTGGCGATGAACAGGCGCTCCGGCGCCTGCGCGAGGGCGAGGGCTGGCGGCGGTGGCGCGTGGAGTCTGGGAGGGTCGTCGAATGATCTCAGCGGTAGAGACCGAGCTGCCCGCCGCCTTCGTCGCGGCCTGGCCCTTGCGGCGGATGGGAGAGGCGCTCCAGCTGCTCGCGCGGCGCTCGGGGCTGGTGTCCGGCCCCCAGGAGCCGCTGGTCATGGAGCGGGAGCTGGAGGCGGGCGATGTCCACCGGCTCCAGCACTGGTTCCGCCACGCCGCGGACACGCTCCAAGTGCAGCTTCAGCCGACCAGCAGCCGCTATGCCGAGGTGGACCAGCTCGCCGCCCGGTGCGCCCCCGCCATCGTCCGGCTGAAGGCCCCCACCACGGACCACTACCGCTTCCTGGTCATTCTCCGGGCCAGCCGCAAGCAGCTCACCGTCCTGACTCCTGACTCGAAGGAGCTGACCCTGCCCGTGCAGGCGCTCCGCGAGGCGCGCTTCGCGGCCTTCGAGAAGCAGCTCGACGAGACGATCGCCCAACGCCTGGGCCCCCTCGCGAACCGCCTGCGCGCCTCGGAGCAGCAGGCCATGCGGCTGCGCGCGGAGTTCCGGCCCGACCTCACCCTGAGCAACTGCTGGCTGCTCCGTCCGCTGCCGGGCGCGACGCGGCTGCGCACGCTGCTACGGCGGGATCGGGTGCTCTCGAAGGTGGCGACGCTGGCCGTGGTGCATGCGGGCCTGGCGCTCGCCACGATCCTGGCCTGGGCAGTGCTCGGAAAGAGCGCGCTCGCTGGACACGGGGGCGATGGCTGGCACGTCGCGTGGGCGCTGCTCGTGCTCCAGCAGGTGCCCCTGCTGAGCCAGGGCGAGTACCTCCAGGGAGTGTTGGGGCTGCTGATGGGCAAGCAGTTCAAGCAGCACCTGCTCCGAGGCTCCTTCCGGATGAGCCCGGATGAGATCCGCAAGCACGGCAGTGGCTCGCTGCTGGCCTCGGTGTTCGAGAGCGAGGCGGTGGAATTGCTGGCGCTGGAGACGGGCTTCCAGTTGTTCGCCATTGCCGCCAACCTGGTGCTCGTGCCGCTCGTGCTGTCCTCGGGCGCGGCGCCCAAGTCACAGGTCTTCGTGTTCGCGGCCTTCGTCGTCCTCGCGGGGTTGCTCGCGTGGGTCCACTTGAAGGCCCGGCGGAGCTGGACGAACGCGCGGATGGGGCTCACGGACGATCTCATCGAGAAGATGGTGGGCCAGCGGACCCGCCTCGCCCAGCAGCCGCGCGAGCGCTGGCACCAGGGCGAGGACGAGCGGCTGCAGGACTACGTCCAGCGCTCCAAGCCGATGGACCGGGCCCGGTTGCTGCTCGTGTATGCCCCGCGAGCCTGGCTCGTGCTGTCGCTGGTGGTCCTGGGGCCCGCGATCATGAGCGGCGCCTCGGCCTCCCGCATCGCCACCAGCGTGGGCGGGACGCTGCTGGGCTGGCTCACGCTCCAGCAGTTGAGCGTGGGCGGACTGAGCCTGGGCGGAGCCGCCGTCGCCTGGAAGACCATCGCGCCGCTGTTCCGCGCCTCCCGGAGAGCGCCCACCCGGCGCGAGCGCGGCGGCATCGTGCTGGATCGGCCCTCCGCGAAGGGAGAGGTGGTGGTCCAGGCCAACGAGCTGCTGTTCCACCATCCCGCCGCGCCCTCCCCCACCCTCGCTGGCTGCTCCTTCCGCATCCACACCGGGGATCGGATCCTCCTGGAGGGGACCTCTGGAAGCGGAAAGACCACCCTGGCCTCGCTGCTCGCGGGCCTGCGACAGCCGGAGTCGGGCCTGCTGTTGCTGCGAGGTGTGGACCGCACCACCCTGGGAGACAAGGAGTTCCGCGAGCGCATCGTGCTGGTGCCGCAGTTCCACGAGAACCACATCTTCTCGGCGAGCCTGGCGTTCAACCTGCTCATGGGACGCAGGTGGCCGGCGGATGCGCCGGACTTCGCCGAGGCGGAGCAGGTATGCCGCGAGCTGGGCCTGGGAGAACTCCTGGACAGGATGCCGAGCGGGCTCCTGGAGATGGTGGGAGACGCGGGCTGGCAGCTCTCACACGGGGAGAAGAGCCGGGTGTTCCTCGCCCGCGCGCTCTTGCAGGACGCGGACGTGGTCATCCTCGACGAGAGCTTCGCTGCGCTGGACCCGGACACCCTGGAGCAGGCCATGGCATGCGTCCAGGCCCGCGCCCGGACGCTCATGCTCATCGCCCACCCCTGACACCTCAGCCAGAGTACGAGGGAGAGTTGACGCCAGACGCTGCTGCGACCGCCCGAGCGTGAGCAATGCCGCGCATCCCGTCGCGTCGCAGGTAATGATTCTTCGGGAGGCGCTTGAGCCGCCTCTCCACGTCACTCAGCATCGCGAACGCTCGCCGGGCCTTCTCTGGGAAGCGGGGCAAAGATTGGACGTAGAGACAGGCCACATGGATCCGATGAGTCATATCGGCATATCCGAGCCGCTCGCAGCGCCTCAAGAGCGCGCCGAATTCGTCCCACCCTGCACCCTCGCCGTATGCCTCAGTGATGATCAGCTTCGCGGTGATCTGCTGGAGGTGCAGACGTTCGCGGCCTGTTCTCGCTTCCCTAATCAGCTCCTTCTCTTGCGCCAGCACGGCCCGTTTCAGCTCTGCATAAGGCACCTTTGCCTTGTAGAGCTTGACGAGGAGGTCATCGCGACGAGCTGCAACGCTCTGCCACCAATCCTTGCGCGTGGATCGCACCATCAACCTCCTGGGCAGGGATGGTCGTTTGCTTCTGCTGGCCACTGACCTTCACGCATGCAGAGATCCATGCACGACTGGCACTGGCTCTCGCCCCACACACGGCGCTGTTTCTCCCCTGCAAAGTACTCTTTGCATGCCACGTAGTGCTCCCTACAGGTATCACGCCAGCGTTGCTTTTCCTCTGGCGAGGGAATCGGCGGGGAAACCGGCTCTGGTTTCCCTTTGGGCTTGGGTTGGTTGCCGGTCTTGGGTTGGGGCTTGGGTCCTGCGCTTCCCGTGCATCGTTCCCAAGCCCCCGGATGCTCCTTGAGGCAACAGGTTTCCGTGTCGTCGCCCGGCTGGCATCCCATCCCGTTCATGTAGCAGCCGGCCATGCCCAGAGCCCCAGCCATGAGCAGCAGCCCAGAGAGCAAGCTCGAGCCTCGGTGCTGTCTGACGGTGGGCACGATCGTCTCGCAGAATGAGGAGCAACCAGTCTCGCAGGATTATCGGGAGGGCCGCGTGCAGGGTTGCATGAAGTCCCCGCCATAGTGACGGCCTTCGTGCGCATCGTCGATACGGTGCGCTACCGTACCGGGCGTGTCCCCCCGGAATGTCGCCCTGCCCCGCCTTGCTGCGCTCCTCGCCCTCGTCACCCTGGGCTCTCTCGCCTGTGAGCGAAAGGCGCCGCCTCCCGCCCCGGCCCCGGCCGCTCCCACACAGGCCCAGGCCCCCGTCGAGGAAGGCCCGATCGTCATCGGCTCGGTAGGGAGCCTCACCGGCCCGCAGGCCCCCTTCGGCGTTCCGGTGCTCGACGGCATCCAGTTCGCCGTGGATCAGGTCAACGCCGCCGGAGGAGTGAAGGGCCGCAAGGTGGAGGTGCGCTCCTATGACAGCCAGGGGCGCCTGGAGGACTCCGTGAGCGCGGCCCAGCGCCTCATCAGCAAGGATCGTGTGCTGCTCATCCTGGGCGACATCTCTTCGTCCGGCTCGCTGGGCATCGCCGACGTGGCCCAGGCAGCCAAGGTCCCCATGGTGACCCCCTCGGCCACCCACCCGGACGTCACTCGCAAGGGCGACTACATCTTCCGCACCTGCTTCATCGATGCCTTCCAGGGCTTGGTGATGGCGCGCTTCGCCCGGGACAACCTGAAGCTGGAGCGGGTCTCCATCCTCCAGGACAGCCGCGACTCGTACTCGCTGGGCCTGAGCCAGGCCTTCGCCGAGGCCTTCACCAAGCTGGGCGGGACGATCGTCTCCGTGGAGAGCTATTCCAAGGGGGATACCGACCTGCGCTCTCCGCTGCTGGCGGTGAAGAAGATGAAGCCCCAGGCGCTCTACATCCCGGGCTTCTATGCCGAGGTGGGCCTGATCGCCCGGCAGGCCCAGGAGCTGGGGCTGAAGCTGCCGATGCTGGGCGGAGACGGCTGGGACTCCGACCGACTGCTGGAGCTGGGCGGAGACGCACTGGAGGGCAGCTACTACTCGTCCCATTACGCGCAGGACAACCCCTCGCCAGAGCAGAAGCGCTTCGCCACCGCGTACCAGGAGCGCTCGGGCCACCTGCCCGACGTCTCCGTGGTGCTGGGCTACGAGGCGACGCGCGTAGCGCTGGCTGCGATGGAGCGCGCCGAGAGCCTCACGGGCCCCGCCATCCGGGACGCGCTGGCGAAGACGAAGGACGTACCCGTCATCTCGGGCACCCTCACCCTGGATGCGGAGCGCAACCCGGTGAAGCCCGCCGTCATCCTGCGAATCCACGGTGGCAAGCGAGAGTTCGTCGCCGCCGTGACGCCCTGAATTCGAAAGCAAGACCCGGAGTGCTCCTCCCCTGCCCGAGCGTTAGCTTCCACTCGTGCCCCGCAGGAACCGCTGGAAGGAGGCAGGCACGATGACACCCAGGGCCCGAACGCTCGCCGCGACCGTCGTCCGAGATCCCCGCTGGAAGGCGGTGCTCGCGCGCGACGCCAGCTCGGACGGCAAGTTCTTCTACTCGGTCAAGACGACGGGGGTGTACTGCCGCCCGTCCTGCGCCGCTCGCCCCGCGAGACCCGAGAACGTCGGCTTCCACGTCACCCCGGCCGACGCGGAGCGGGCTGGGTTTCGTCCCTGCAAGCGCTGCAAGCCGGACCAGCCCCCGTTGGCCGAGCGGCAGGCGGCCCAGATCGCGGAGCTGTGCCGCCTCATCGAGAGCGCCGACACGGTGCCCAGTCTCGAAGCGCTGGCGAAGCACGCGGGGCTGAGCGTCTACCACCTGCATCGCGTCTTCAAGGCCGTCACCGGGCTGACCCCCAAGGCGTATGCGGCGGCACATCGGGCCAAGCGTGTCCGGGAGCAGCTCGGCAAGAAAGGAACCGTGACCGAGGCGATCTACGGAGCCGGATACAACTCCAATGGCCGCTTCTATGAAGAGTCGAACCCCATGCTGGGCATGACGCCCACGAAGTACCGCGCCGGAGGCGCCAACATGGAAATCCGCTTCGCCATCGGTGAGTGTTCCCTGGGCTCCATCCTGGTCGCGGCCACCGAGCGCGGGGTGTGCGCCATTCTCCTGGGCGACGATCCGAACGAGCTGGCGCAAGATCTCCAGCGCCGGTTTCCTCGCGCGCACCTGATCGGCGCCGATGCCGAGTTCGAGCAGCTCGTCGCGAAGGTGGTGGGCCTGGTGGAGCTGCCTCGGGTGGGAGTCGATCTGCCGCTCGACGTGCGCGGCACGGCGTTCCAGCAGCGCGTCTGGCAGGCGCTGCGGGCGATTCCCGTGGGGAAGACGGCGAGCTACGCCGATATCGCCAAGGCGGTCGGCTCCAAGTCGGCCCGAGCCGTGGCGCAGGCGTGCGCAGCCAATGCGTTGGCGGTCGCCATCCCCTGCCACCGCGTCGTGCGGAGCAACGGCGACCTGTCGGGGTATCGCTGGGGAGTGGAGCGCAAGCACGCGCTGCTCCAGCGGGAGACGCGTGTATGAAGGCGCGCCGCACGAGAAGCGTGGATGCGCGGGTGGAGTCGGTGGACTGGGAACGCGTGTCGCAGGAGCTCGACGCCCAGGGCTGCGCAATCATCGACACGCTGCTCACGCCCGCCGAGTGCGCAGCGCTGGCCGCGCTGTACCCGGTCGAGGGCGGCTTCCGCAGTCGGGTGGTGATGGGGCGGCACGGCTTCGGGCGTGGCGAGTACAAGTACTTCGACTATCCGCTGCCCGAGCAGGTCTCCGCGCTGCGCACCAGCCTCTACCCCCGCCTGGTGCCGATCGCCAACCGCTGGACCACGGCCATGGGCCTCGAGGTCCACTACCCGGAAGTACACGAGGACTTCCTGGAGCGCTGCCACGCCGCCGGGCAGCTCCGGCCGACGCCGCTACTGCTGCAATACGGGGCGGACGACTACAACTGCCTGCACCAGGACCTCTACGGCGAGCACGTCTTCCCACTCCAGGTCGCCATCCTCTTGTCCGAGCCCGCGCGCGACTTCACGGGCGGCGAGTTCGTGATGACGGAGCAGCGGCCGAGGATGCAGTCCCGGCCGATGGTCCTGCCCCTGCGCCAAGGCGACGCGGTGGTCTTCGCCGTCCACCACCGCCCGGTCCAGGGCACGCGCGGGGTCTACCGGGTCAACCTCCGGCACGGCGTCAGCCGCGTGCGCTCGGGGCATCGCCACACGGTCGGCATCATCTTCCACGACGCGGCGTGAGGTGAGCGTCAGCGCGGAGACACCGCGCACACGCCGCCGCCATTGAGGTGTGCCTGATCGACGATGCTCTGGGTGACGAACTCCCACAGCGTCTTCACGGCGTAGGCGCCCGGCTCATAAACGACGGGCTGGCCCTGCGCGTCGAGCAGCTCGCCCCCCTCCATTCCCCTCAGGTCGAGGATCTGCTGGGTCACGAGATCCTCGGAGGTGATGAGCTTGTCGGGACCCGCTGCGGCGGCAAAGGCCTCGAACCGGAGCTGCACGCCTCGGTGGGTCCCCAG includes these proteins:
- the ada gene encoding bifunctional DNA-binding transcriptional regulator/O6-methylguanine-DNA methyltransferase Ada codes for the protein MTPRARTLAATVVRDPRWKAVLARDASSDGKFFYSVKTTGVYCRPSCAARPARPENVGFHVTPADAERAGFRPCKRCKPDQPPLAERQAAQIAELCRLIESADTVPSLEALAKHAGLSVYHLHRVFKAVTGLTPKAYAAAHRAKRVREQLGKKGTVTEAIYGAGYNSNGRFYEESNPMLGMTPTKYRAGGANMEIRFAIGECSLGSILVAATERGVCAILLGDDPNELAQDLQRRFPRAHLIGADAEFEQLVAKVVGLVELPRVGVDLPLDVRGTAFQQRVWQALRAIPVGKTASYADIAKAVGSKSARAVAQACAANALAVAIPCHRVVRSNGDLSGYRWGVERKHALLQRETRV
- a CDS encoding ABC transporter ATP-binding protein is translated as MISAVETELPAAFVAAWPLRRMGEALQLLARRSGLVSGPQEPLVMERELEAGDVHRLQHWFRHAADTLQVQLQPTSSRYAEVDQLAARCAPAIVRLKAPTTDHYRFLVILRASRKQLTVLTPDSKELTLPVQALREARFAAFEKQLDETIAQRLGPLANRLRASEQQAMRLRAEFRPDLTLSNCWLLRPLPGATRLRTLLRRDRVLSKVATLAVVHAGLALATILAWAVLGKSALAGHGGDGWHVAWALLVLQQVPLLSQGEYLQGVLGLLMGKQFKQHLLRGSFRMSPDEIRKHGSGSLLASVFESEAVELLALETGFQLFAIAANLVLVPLVLSSGAAPKSQVFVFAAFVVLAGLLAWVHLKARRSWTNARMGLTDDLIEKMVGQRTRLAQQPRERWHQGEDERLQDYVQRSKPMDRARLLLVYAPRAWLVLSLVVLGPAIMSGASASRIATSVGGTLLGWLTLQQLSVGGLSLGGAAVAWKTIAPLFRASRRAPTRRERGGIVLDRPSAKGEVVVQANELLFHHPAAPSPTLAGCSFRIHTGDRILLEGTSGSGKTTLASLLAGLRQPESGLLLLRGVDRTTLGDKEFRERIVLVPQFHENHIFSASLAFNLLMGRRWPADAPDFAEAEQVCRELGLGELLDRMPSGLLEMVGDAGWQLSHGEKSRVFLARALLQDADVVILDESFAALDPDTLEQAMACVQARARTLMLIAHP
- a CDS encoding 2OG-Fe(II) oxygenase, translated to MKARRTRSVDARVESVDWERVSQELDAQGCAIIDTLLTPAECAALAALYPVEGGFRSRVVMGRHGFGRGEYKYFDYPLPEQVSALRTSLYPRLVPIANRWTTAMGLEVHYPEVHEDFLERCHAAGQLRPTPLLLQYGADDYNCLHQDLYGEHVFPLQVAILLSEPARDFTGGEFVMTEQRPRMQSRPMVLPLRQGDAVVFAVHHRPVQGTRGVYRVNLRHGVSRVRSGHRHTVGIIFHDAA
- a CDS encoding ABC transporter substrate-binding protein, which produces MSPRNVALPRLAALLALVTLGSLACERKAPPPAPAPAAPTQAQAPVEEGPIVIGSVGSLTGPQAPFGVPVLDGIQFAVDQVNAAGGVKGRKVEVRSYDSQGRLEDSVSAAQRLISKDRVLLILGDISSSGSLGIADVAQAAKVPMVTPSATHPDVTRKGDYIFRTCFIDAFQGLVMARFARDNLKLERVSILQDSRDSYSLGLSQAFAEAFTKLGGTIVSVESYSKGDTDLRSPLLAVKKMKPQALYIPGFYAEVGLIARQAQELGLKLPMLGGDGWDSDRLLELGGDALEGSYYSSHYAQDNPSPEQKRFATAYQERSGHLPDVSVVLGYEATRVALAAMERAESLTGPAIRDALAKTKDVPVISGTLTLDAERNPVKPAVILRIHGGKREFVAAVTP